CTTTTCCATTTCCTACATCTACTGTTGTCTTCTTCAGTTTGTCAGCATTCGGATGCTTTTCGCAGGTTAATACTTTACCTACAACAATTCCTTCCAGACTGCCTCTTACGCTTTCAAATTTATCTATCCCTTCAACCTCAAGACCTATATCTGTAAGGAATTCACCGATTCTTTCAGTTTTTGATTCCGTTTTTACAAAGTCCTTCAGCCAGTTGTTTGATATTTTCATTTGTTTATCTATCTACTTATTTAATTCGTCAGATAACCACTAAGGTTCATCTGCTCTATTTTGAAACTTTTATTTGAAATTCCACGCCTTATTTCGATGTGATTTTTCGAGCTACAAATGTCGTGTTTTTTTGAGAAATAGAGAAATTTAGAAGCGACTTTAAGAGAATTAATTTTCGTTAATAATTCTTCTTCTGATTGATGAATCTATCGGGCAGATGGTTTCAATACTTTCTTCAGACTATCAGAAAATAATATCAGCCCTCCGGCCATCATGATAATATCTTTCAAGATCAAACGTCCTGCTCCGGACAGATAGGGAAACCCAAACTGAGGTGTAGGATAATCTCCACCCAGATTCGGCACGTATACCTCAGGGGTAGTTCCTAAAAATGACAGGGTAACCATTGACATTAAAAACGTTAAAACACCTCCGATTGCTCCAATTTTAGGAAACCAGATCCCCAACAATACCAAAACCCCAATTATTACGATCATTGTACCCAAACCATAAGAAAACGCATAAGTCC
The window above is part of the Chryseobacterium sp. MA9 genome. Proteins encoded here:
- a CDS encoding DUF417 family protein, translated to MQNNRLYHRLLQLDTLFFTFLRISIFIVMVWIGGLKAFHYEADGIVPFVANSPVMSFFYKNAGNKVLNEEKKLVAEYTLYKNPEGKVIQKNIDWHKENRTYAFSYGLGTMIVIIGVLVLLGIWFPKIGAIGGVLTFLMSMVTLSFLGTTPEVYVPNLGGDYPTPQFGFPYLSGAGRLILKDIIMMAGGLILFSDSLKKVLKPSAR